The DNA region GAGAAAGTGCCCGCCACCCTGAATCGTCGTGTGGTTTTGACCTTGCGTCCCCGGCACTCTGCCGATGAACGCCGCTGCACCACCCTTGGTGATCGGGTCCTTGTCACTGAACGCGGTGAGGAACGGGCGCTGGAACTCCACCAGCGTTTGCCACGCGGCGCGGTTTGCTTGCGTCGCGGGATCGTCGGGACTGGTTGGTACCAGCGACGGAAACACCCTCGCGCCCGCCAAGTAGCGATCGTCGGGGAAGGGCGCATCGTAGGCAGCAATGACATCGGCGGACAAGTCCGTTGCCGACCCGCCATTGATCAACGCCCCCACTGGGAACGAATCGGTCTCGCTGGCGAACTTCTGCCAGGCCATGAACGCATCCGGCATGGACTGATCGCCCGTCGGTAGTCCACCGTTGGCAATGACGACGCGCGCGAACCGTTCCGGGTCCTCACCGACCAAGCGAAGGCCGATGAGACTGCCCCAGTCCTGGGCAACGAGGGTGATGTCGGAAAGGTCGAGCCCATCGAACAACGCCGAACGCATCCAATCCACGTGCCGGGCAAAGGTGTAGTCACCCTGGTCGGTTGGTTTGTCGGACTTGCCGAAGCCGACCAGGTCCGGGGCTATGCACCGGTATCCCGCCGCAGTCAGGACCGGGATCATCGTCCGGTACAGGTAGGACCAGGATGGCTCTCCATGCATCAGCAGCACGATCTGGCCATCCCGCGGGCCCTCATCCAGGTAGTGGATGCGCAGAGTCGCCGGTGACCCATCACGCTCGTCGTGATCTTTCTGTGCCGGTGCTTCAAGATAATGAGACTCGAATTCGAACCCCGGAAGGTTCGCGAATCGCTCATCCGGCGTGCGGATCACCTGCATGTTGTCTCCGATCGACGATTGGTT from Candidatus Nanopelagicales bacterium includes:
- a CDS encoding haloalkane dehalogenase, with the translated sequence MQVIRTPDERFANLPGFEFESHYLEAPAQKDHDERDGSPATLRIHYLDEGPRDGQIVLLMHGEPSWSYLYRTMIPVLTAAGYRCIAPDLVGFGKSDKPTDQGDYTFARHVDWMRSALFDGLDLSDITLVAQDWGSLIGLRLVGEDPERFARVVIANGGLPTGDQSMPDAFMAWQKFASETDSFPVGALINGGSATDLSADVIAAYDAPFPDDRYLAGARVFPSLVPTSPDDPATQANRAAWQTLVEFQRPFLTAFSDKDPITKGGAAAFIGRVPGTQGQNHTTIQGGGHFLQEDCGPELAEVVVEFITAN